From Echinicola soli, a single genomic window includes:
- a CDS encoding glycoside hydrolase family 31 protein has protein sequence MKQTNYQLFDFLDFDPERLDVTTDRLWRAGRPLAIEQCGKGIIVHLPFYCQKPTVDIQLDPEVEPQSFELHIRAYGERILRVTAEMGQKMHEESPMLEMASDVKEIPLSVEKTAEEWIIRDDRQVVRATIDLSAPTIDWWSDLLPVPEPTFQATFFPDGKKAVKISSHDQFFPGRVDAMGLAMISVEEKPAKATLSFTAQPDEKFAGTGERFTKMDLSGRTFQLKNQDGQGVNNRRTYKNVPFYLSSEMYGMFLHTSAHGKISLADHSTRSVQVLVEEPLADVFLLGGENPNEILQHYRRLTGFPAMPPLWSFGVWMSRMTYFSANEVVEICNRLRAEKFPCDVIHLDTGWFETDWLCEWKFNAERFPDPKGFVQKLKQQGYRVSLWQMPYIAANAIQHDEAKANNYIGPLKESKVQGGSNFSALDYAGTIDFTYPPAVNWYKGLLRELLEMGVTCIKTDFGEEIHLDAEYKNMPAELLNNLYALLYQKAAFEVTEEVAGDGVVWARAGWAGCQRYPIHWGGDAAASWDGMAGSLKGGLHLGLSGFGFWSHDVPGFHGVPNFMNSVIPDDLYVRWTQFGVFTSHIRYHGTSKREPYHYPSIADTVRKWWELRYLLLPYILEQSRQSIQSGMPVLRAMLLHFPEDPMCWHLDDQYFFGSDFLVAPVMNSENARSVYLPEGNWVDFFSGKAQKGPQWIKLDNIPMEEMPVWVRQGASIPVYPEEVACTDEMDMDKAKSLVIDRKFKGIWNN, from the coding sequence ATGAAACAAACAAACTACCAACTTTTTGATTTTTTGGATTTCGATCCTGAGCGGTTGGACGTTACTACTGATCGGTTGTGGCGTGCAGGAAGACCATTGGCAATCGAACAATGTGGCAAGGGGATCATTGTACATTTACCTTTTTACTGCCAAAAACCAACGGTGGATATCCAGCTTGATCCGGAGGTGGAGCCTCAGTCTTTTGAGCTGCATATCCGGGCTTATGGAGAGCGGATTTTACGGGTGACAGCAGAAATGGGACAAAAGATGCATGAAGAATCTCCAATGCTGGAAATGGCCAGTGATGTGAAAGAAATCCCTTTGTCCGTCGAGAAAACAGCCGAAGAATGGATTATCAGGGACGACAGGCAAGTGGTACGGGCGACCATAGATTTGTCAGCACCGACAATCGATTGGTGGAGCGACCTGCTTCCTGTTCCCGAGCCGACGTTTCAGGCTACCTTTTTTCCGGACGGAAAGAAAGCAGTGAAGATCAGTAGCCATGACCAGTTTTTCCCGGGAAGAGTGGATGCCATGGGACTGGCCATGATTTCCGTCGAGGAAAAACCGGCAAAGGCCACACTTTCATTTACAGCGCAGCCAGATGAGAAGTTTGCGGGTACCGGTGAGCGTTTTACCAAAATGGACCTGTCCGGTCGGACTTTTCAGCTGAAAAACCAAGACGGTCAAGGCGTCAATAACAGAAGGACTTATAAAAACGTCCCTTTTTACCTTTCGAGTGAAATGTACGGGATGTTTCTCCATACCTCGGCACATGGCAAGATATCCTTGGCCGACCATAGTACACGATCGGTACAGGTGCTAGTGGAAGAACCGCTGGCTGATGTATTTTTGCTGGGTGGGGAAAATCCAAATGAAATACTTCAACATTATCGACGGTTGACAGGTTTTCCTGCCATGCCGCCGTTGTGGAGTTTTGGGGTTTGGATGAGCCGGATGACCTACTTTTCTGCCAATGAGGTAGTGGAAATATGCAATCGCCTGCGTGCCGAAAAATTTCCCTGTGATGTGATCCATCTGGATACTGGTTGGTTTGAGACAGACTGGTTGTGCGAATGGAAATTCAATGCCGAGCGTTTTCCGGATCCGAAAGGATTTGTGCAAAAGCTGAAGCAGCAGGGGTACCGTGTGAGCCTTTGGCAAATGCCGTATATCGCCGCCAATGCCATCCAGCACGATGAGGCAAAAGCCAATAACTATATCGGCCCATTAAAAGAAAGTAAAGTCCAGGGAGGGTCCAATTTCAGTGCTTTGGACTATGCGGGTACAATAGATTTTACCTATCCGCCGGCAGTGAATTGGTACAAAGGCCTGCTTAGGGAGCTTCTCGAAATGGGCGTGACCTGTATCAAAACGGATTTTGGAGAAGAAATTCATTTGGATGCCGAGTATAAAAATATGCCAGCTGAGCTATTGAACAACCTATACGCTTTACTGTATCAAAAGGCGGCCTTTGAAGTGACCGAAGAGGTGGCTGGTGACGGTGTGGTGTGGGCGCGTGCCGGATGGGCAGGATGTCAGCGATATCCTATTCACTGGGGCGGTGATGCAGCTGCCAGCTGGGACGGCATGGCCGGATCGCTAAAAGGAGGATTACACCTTGGTTTATCGGGGTTTGGCTTTTGGAGCCATGATGTGCCGGGCTTTCACGGGGTGCCCAATTTTATGAATTCGGTAATCCCCGATGATTTGTATGTACGGTGGACACAGTTTGGTGTATTTACCTCCCATATTCGCTATCACGGCACTTCCAAAAGAGAGCCCTATCATTATCCCTCTATTGCGGATACAGTCCGGAAGTGGTGGGAGTTGCGATATCTGCTGCTCCCGTATATCCTGGAGCAAAGCCGCCAGTCTATCCAATCAGGAATGCCTGTTTTGAGGGCCATGCTGCTCCATTTTCCTGAAGATCCCATGTGCTGGCATTTGGATGATCAGTATTTCTTTGGATCAGACTTCCTGGTAGCCCCAGTGATGAACAGTGAAAATGCCCGGAGTGTCTATCTTCCTGAGGGAAATTGGGTGGACTTTTTCTCCGGAAAGGCCCAAAAAGGCCCACAATGGATAAAATTGGATAATATCCCTATGGAGGAGATGCCTGTATGGGTGAGGCAAGGTGCTTCTATCCCTGTTTATCCTGAAGAAGTTGCCTGTACGGATGAAATGGATATGGACAAAGCAAAAAGTTTGGTGATCGACAGAAAATTTAAAGGAATTTGGAACAATTGA